The Bradyrhizobium sp. WSM471 genome includes the window ACTTTCGCCCGGCCTCGCATTGAGGCCGGGCGGCTTTTTATGTGCCTGCTTATCAGTGACAGCAGGGGATCATTCATTTTGGCGTCATTGCGGGACCCCCGGTTCTTGGAGCGCTTCTGTTGCTGTTCGGCAGGGAATGAGGCCGGTGCTGCTAAGGCTATCTGTCTATTGAAGGCTTTGGTGTCGTGTTGGTGCGCGTCGGCAGTATCGGATATTCGATCTTAGGCAGCCGACCGGTCAGCGAATTCAGAAATGCGACAATGTCGTTTTCCTCCCTATCGCTAAGCTTGGCGCCGAGCTGGATGTCACTCATTAGGGCAACAGCTTGCTTCAGGCTCCAAACCTGGCCCGAATGGAAGTAAGGGGCTCGCAACGCGACGTTCCGCAATGGCGCCGCGCGGAAGACATATTCGTCGCCAGCCGCCCTGGTAACCGCGAATCGGCCCTTATCGGCGTCCGGAAGCACGCTGGCGTCCGGCTTTTTCATCACGCCGAACGGGAAGTAGGCCTGTCCACCGAGATTGATTCCATTGTGGCAAGAGGAACATCCCTTCGCCATAAACAGTGCCAACCCTGACTTCTGCTGATCATCGAGAGCACGTGTATTGCCCTCCAGATACTGGTCGAACGGAGCCCCAGGTGTAATGAGAGTCGCTTCAAAAGCCTCGATCGCCTTCGCAAAATTTTCAAAGGTGACCGGTCTCGCTTCGTTCGGAAAAGCGTTGTTGAACAAGACGACATAGCCGGGCATTGAGTTCAAGAGACCGAGCACATGATCTGGAGTCGCATTCATTTCGGCACTCGCCTGCACAGGGCCGGTGGCTTGCGCCTTGAGGTCCGCGGCGCGTCCGTCCCAAAATTGCGCCGCATTGAACACTGCGTTGTAGACAGTTGGGGCCCGGCGCAGGCCGACCTTCCAGCCGTGACCAATGGAGGTCGGACCGGCATCGACTCCGCCGGTGCCGAGATTGTGGCACGTATTGCAGCTAATGATTCCGCTCGCCGATAGCCGCGGATCGAAGAACAGCATCTTGCCAAGCTCGACCTTTCCATGCGTCACCGGATTGTCTTTTACTGCAGGAATGACCGAGGGTATTGGATGGAAGATCTGCTTGGCGTTTCTCATCAGATCATCGTCGGCGTTAGCTCCTGACGACATCAGCAGCCCAATAGCTAAAATAGATGCTTCAGCGACAAGCCGAAGCTCCGAGATTGACATGTTCATACACCGCCTCATTAGTTCTGATTGTTAAACAAGGAAACCGTCGAAAGCGATGCCACGCGTTCCTCGACGGTCCGGCGCAGCATGCAGCGGATCATCTGAAGCGAGCCTGCATCAAAATGTGCGACTTTGCAGCTGGCCGCCGGCGTTCACGCACGGGCTTGAGGGGCTTACGTGATTCGCGAGTTCGCTTTGAGCTTAGATCGCGGCCTTTCTGTTGGTTGATCAGCCTAGCGCCTCAACGTTCGGCGTGATGGTCCATCTGACAACAACAAGTGTGCCGCAAGCAGTAAGCTGTCCGGTGGACGCATCGGTGCTCCATCAAGCGATTGGGTGGCCAATACCCTCCCGCAAAATCGATGTATCCGTCTTACTCCGCTGGCCGGGCTCAGCGCTCACGGTGTCATTGGACAATTAGCAACTGCGATGCCAGTTGCGTCCGAGATGCAAGTTGCTGATTTAGTTGTAGAACGGGTCCGGACGAACAAACAAAGTCTGATGTCTTGGTGTGATCACTACATTCAGTGTCACAGATGCCACAAGCGCCAGGCCCGGCTAGAGGTGATCGTAGATACTATTGTGGTGAGGTTCGCTTGCTAGCTTGCCGGCCGCACGCGGGAACGGCGGTAACAAGACCTACGCAGCTGGGCGAGACACTGAGAGGCGCCCGGCGGTGCGCATCGTTCACGATTTCGCCGAGCCAGCCGACTGAAGCCTCTCCGACTTATATCCAGGCCGCTCTGGCGCGCCGTCACCACGAAGCCCGGCTCGTTTGTAAGGACGAGCCTCAGAACCGAACATGGCTTGTTTCAATTCCACCTGAGGTTCGCTGGCATGGCAATTGCCGTGCTCAAGTCTGAAAGGCGCGGCTGCCCAGAGTTTGACGGTGCGACCGTCCGATTAATCGCTACTCCAATTCGACAGGGACTGGCCTGACCCCTGATCCGGCGGGTGTTGGTTGGATTACCTAGTCGGCCCACTCACGGGCTGCTGGTAGCTTTTGAAATCCTGCGGGCTGAGGGCGAAATAAGCTGAACTTCTGCAGGAGCAACCGCTACTTCGTGCTCTTGCGTTGAAAGACGCCGATACAAGAGGACACGTTGGGAGGAGATCGTGACATCATGTCCGCGGATGGCCCAAGTCCTGAGATCTATCGGCGTGTTAGCGAGGAAGGACGTGATTGAGCACTCGTCCATGGCTGGTTTAAGTTGGATACGGTATCCGTGATGGCTTCGATTGACGAGCGCTTGAATGAGATCAGATCTGTACGGAATGACATTTGGCGTTGTCGCAGAAGGCTTCAAAGCGAGCTAGATGATCTCCAGCGTAAGATGCTCGAAGAGCGTCTGCTTGAGCGGCAGTCTGCCTTTGAACGGCTCGTCTCGGCCACATTTCCTTTTACATTGAGATTGTGAAGCAAAATTTCGGGACCTGTGCCGCGGGAGCATTCCGCGTTAAATAGCGTCCGCTCACAGAGCGCCTGCGCCTGGGTCAGGAATGTAGCGCTCCGGCGCCGCGGGCCGTCGCGCCCCTCATGGCCGCCGCCGACCTGAAAAGCTCGGCCCATAGCCTTGGTTCACCGACGTTCTGCCCGCTGCGCACCGATAATGAAATCGTTCCGGCCCCATCCAAGGGCACTGCCGGGGGATACCGCTCGCCTCGCTTCTGCGACACCGCAGTCACCTGAGTAACGTTGATCCGGCAGAGCGATCGAAGGAGCTTGAATCGCCCGTAGCGTCAGATTGTACAGAGCAGGGAACGATATTTCAGATCAGGTGCAGTCGAATGATAAGACCCGCTCTCGCTTTTGTACTATGTTCCGCTCTCGAGTGGATCGGGCTAGGCATGGGGGCGGTTGCGGAAACTAGGCGGTACGCGTGCACGATCACTGCCGCCGATCGAGAGCCGGCCGGAGTTCGGAATGAGCGGGTTATTCTCACCGTTCAATATGGCTGCCGGATCGCAGGTGGTCTCTTGACCGACGCGGGGATCACAGCAGTGTCAGTCAGCGAGTGGGCTGCTGACAAAAGGACATACTTGGCCTCCATGGAATTTCACCACGCGCTGGAGGGAGTTGCACTTGGGCAACTCTCCGAGGCGACCGACTTCTCTAGCATGGAAGGCGAGCAAGACATTGGGGTCGCAACTTCCGGCACGACAGTTTTCACATTCGCATCTGGTTCATTGGCCGACCTTTCAGGGAAGACCCTTAAATTCACGACAAAACCCACCGGCCTACGTAGCTTCGAGTTGGAGTTCGCAGATTGGCCAGAATCTCTTCTATGGAAGTGACGCGTGTCGTACGCTGAATTCCGCAGGCTCCATACTCTTAAGCACACGTATATGTGCTCCCCGGCCTATATATGCGGTTCCCCAAGACGAGCACACGCGCAACAGGTTAAGCCAAAACTCCGAAGACACTCGAGCGCGGTAGAGCGTTCAAATTGACCTTCACGCGGTCCGATCAGCAGCTCTTTTGGCCGCCGATCCGCATATGGGACGATCTGGCCTCGCATGGCAGCGCCAGCGCGACACGGAACCTATCAACACGGAATAAACGCAGCTCGATCATGAGCACGAAGAAGAAGTTGCCGGCCAACCGCCTCCCGAACGCCGACGAGTACCAACTCAAGGCAGCCCTCATTGTACAACTGAAGCGGTTGATGGCGGAGCGGGAGATCACTCAAGACCGAAGCCGCGAAGCTCGTCGGCGTGAAGCAGCCCAACATCTCCAAGCTGCTTCGAGGGCAGTTCAAGTTGGTTTCCGTGGAAAGCTGCTGCGCATGCTGGCGGCGTTCGATCAGGACGTCGAAATAAAGGTAAAGCCACATCGGAAGCGTGGCGAAGGGGGCCGGATCACGTTTATTCGGGCCTAAGAGCTGCCGAAACGGAGGGTTCATGACATCTAACCCGACGGCGGCAAAAGCGCTCATGAACTCACCCTGCAGTGCCCGATCTGCAATCGAGATTCGGCTGACTGAATCCTTCGCCCCCGCTGTTCTCGCCGAGACCCGCCAGCATTTCCAGGACCAACTGGGAAGGACGCGAAGTCGCCCGAGAGACCGAAGCGCTTCAGCAGGAGCGCGAGAAGCTCAAAAGGGAAGATTAACGGGTCGAACGCTAGGTCGTGAACCGGCGCGGCGGCTTAGTGCAGCAGCCAACTCGTCCCTACAGAAGCGAAAGGTGCGCGAGGCAGAGCGATCGATTCGGAGGAGATGATCTCCGCTTGCTCGACGGGCATCTTCCATCCAGAGGGCAGACATCGTTGGAGCGGGATCCCGGCTGGAGTCTTCGCCAGCCCAAGTACCGAATGCCGTGACATGGCGTCCAATGCTGATTTCGAGGACAATCGGCACTGACACGGAGAATCAATTTAGCTGAGCGCGGTCAAGCGAATGACGACGTTCAGGATGGCCCCAGGCGTAGTGATGCCGAACCTAGAAGGCGGTGATGGTTGGGAGAAGGTACCAAGTGGGATCAGTCCAACCAGCCCAGCGGACATGCTGATCAAAGCGGAAAGCGCGACGATGGCAGCGATGAGTCCGATCCCGAACTGCCGGTGCTCGGTGATGTTCAAGGTGAGCGATTGGGCGATACTTTCTTCGTCCCTCCCTCGAGCTTCAATGCGGCAAGTAACCGATCTTTGGCGGCGTCGATTTTCGAAGTGGAGCCGTTCATACTCCTCGCGAAGCGCGGCATCGACGAACAGGGTCCGTCACGGAAGCCGAAGCTGATCATCTTGAAGAACGCCGCCGCCGACCCCTGGGCTTTCGGGATCGCTCACGCCCGATGGCCGGTTCTAACGTGAACTTCTCCTCCATCTCATTCAGGACGCAAAATGACTGAAACAACCGCGAGAAAGGCGAGAGCAGCAATTGATCCGGTCCGGACACGTCCTCCCTGTGGGTCGTCCGCATAGCTTCCACCCTGGATTTTCGGGTCGATGCTGGTCCCGTAAGCCCAGCACGAAATATAAACCCTCAGAATGGCAACCTGAATAATTTCAGGATTTGCATTCGACAGCGCCGTGATGGGTATGTCCTTGAGCGCAAGTCCCACGAACCCAAGCGCTATTATCCCGTAACAGTGGTGATGCACCAATTTACAAACGTTGCAATGCGTGAAATCCGCACCTGAGCACTTCGCTCCGAGGTCTTGGCCCTTTTTACCATAAATTACCTAGGCAAGAAAAATACCGTTCAAGTGGACCCTCGGCATGCTGTTCTGCAAAAATGCTGGCGGAGCGCGTTAGCAAAACTGGTTTCAATGGCGATTGATATACCAAGCAACGGAGGTAAGCGTAAGGAATCGATCCTGTCCTGGAACGAGAAAGGATAAATCGACCAGTGGTCCGCATTCGACCTGCCCTATCTCGACTGCCGATACTTGCGAAGCTGCCGGCCTTTCCGTGAATCCGCTCAAACTGTCTGACGCGTCAGAATCCGATCTTCCCCTTCGTCGAACTACGCCGAACGCAAAAACCTGCAGATTGTTTGATGCGGAAGCGCCCTGTGTCGTAGCCGGCAAATTCGAATCCGGGCAAGCCCAAGGTGACCGTTTGCGGATTTTAAGCTACCGCGCTGCTTGGGAATTGATCAGCTTACGTGCTCTCCACGGCGTCAGCTGTTCGCCCCTCCGAGCGCGCCTCTCCGCAGTATCAAATAAAAGAACGCCGGAGCGAGATACCACACGGAAATGGAAGAGGACTGCTGCTGGGCAACTGAGTTCTTGTGGAGACATCTGCAGCAGGTGGTGGAGCGCTCGATGCGATTCTTGCTCGGGGTTGGATCGCGAGCACGATGGGCACATCTAACCCCGCTGAAACCGCTTCGAACGGATGGTGTTTGCGATCGCTGGATCGGCGCGTACGAAGCAGGCTGCGCATCGGAGTGACGTCGGCGCGGCCAGACTCCAGCCACGCCGCTGGTGGAGAGCGTAACCGATTGTTTTGTTTCAGACAGGGCGTTGCGGCTACGCTTGTCGGTGGCAGACAGGGTCAGGTTTATAACAATCCGCATCCGGCAGCTATCTAGCTCTATAAACGTTGCTTTTTCTATTCGACCGGCGCTGGCACACTCGTTGCAGACCCCTGCGCAGGAGGCGGCTGTTAGTCCTTTGCATCCCGTGCACAGGGACATGCCCCGTGATCGCACGCGAGTGAATAAAGAAGCCGATATGACCAACCGCTGGAGAGCAGGCATGACTTCACCGAGAAGCGTCATGGTCGTCGATAGACAGCGTCACACATGGCGCTCCTAACCGCTCAGCCGAGATGAGCTACCGCTGCGGCATGAACGTCGCGAAGTTGCGATCGGTAGGACCGCCCACGCAGATTGCACGCTTACCTGAACGCCGGATCGGATAATCCGTCGGTCTACCGCAAAGGCGTCGCTTCTTGTTGAGACCACAATCGAAAAGGAAACCTGTATGAGCCGAGCACCTACCCAAAGCGTTGCAGAGATCAAGGCGCGCAACAAGCAGCTAATCGATGAGGTGTTGACGGTCTACCCCGAGAAGACCGCCAAAAGGCGCGCCAAGCATCTCAGTGTTCACGAGGCGGGGAAGTCGGATTGTGGCGTCAAGTCGAATATCAAGTCCATTCCCGGCGTGATGACCATCCGCGGCTGCGCCTATGCGGGCTCCAAGGGCGTGGTCTGGGGACCCATCAAGGACATGATCCACATCAGCCACGGTCCGGTCGGCTGCGGTCAGTACTCGTGGGGCTCGCGGCGCAACTACTACGTCGGGACGACCGGCATCGACACGTTCGTGACACTGCAGTTCACCTCCGATTTTCAGGAGAAGGACATCGTGTTCGGCGGCGATAAAAAGGTCACGAAACTCATCGATGAGCTCCAGGAGCTATTTCCTCTCAACAGGGGCATCACCATTCAGTCCGAATGTCCGATTGGCTTGATCGGTGACGATATCGAGGCGGTCTCCCGAGAAAAATCGAAGGAATATGGCGGCAAAACCATCGTGCCTGTGCGGTGCGAGGGCTTCCGTGGCGTGTCGCAGTCGCTCGGCCATCACATCGCGAACGACGCCGTTCGGGATTGGATCTTTGACAAGAGCGCCCCAGAGACCAGCCCTAAATTTGAGCCGACGCCATATGATGTTGCGATCATCGGCGACTACAACATCGGCGGCGACGCATGGTCGTCACGAATCCTGCTGGAAGAAATGGGCCTACGCGTCATCGCCCAGTGGTCCGGGGATGGATCTCTCGCTGAATTGGAGGCGACGCCGAAGGCAAAGCTCAACATACTGCATTGCTATCGCTCGATGAACTACATCTCACGGCACATGGAGGAAAAATTCGGGATTCCCTGGTGCGAGTACAACTTCTTCGGTCCCTCCAAAATAGCGGAGTCGCTGCGAAAAATTGCAAGCTTCTTCGATGACAAGATCAAGCAAGGCGCCGAACGCGTCATCGCGAAATATCAACCGCTTGTCGATGCTGTGATCGCGAAATACCGGCCGAGGCTTGAAGGCAAGACGGTAATGCTGTTCGTCGGCGGCTTACGTCCTCGCCACGTCATCGGCGCCTATGAGGACCTCGGCATGGATGTTGTCGGCACGGGCTATGAGTTCGGGCATAACGATGACTACCAACGCACCGCCCAGCACTACGTCAAAGATGGCACGCTGATCTACGACGATGTCACCGGCTACGAATTCGAGCGCTTCGTCGAAAAGATCCGGCCAGACCTGGTCGGCTCCGGTATCAAGGAAAAATACGTCTTCCAAAAAATGGGTGTGCCGTTCCGCCAAATGCATTCCTGGGACTACTCGGGTCCTTACCACGGCTATGACGGCTTCGCGATCTTCGCCCGCGACATGGACATGGCGATTAACTCCCCGATCTGGGGGAAGACCACGGCACCTTGGAAGGACGCTCCGCAGCCGAGCCTCATGGCCGCGGAATAGGAGGCCGACCCCGGGCCGTTTCTTTCCGCAGAGGAGGGGAAGGGCAGGAGAACGAACGCAAGAACCCAAAGAGTGCTATGATGACACAGAACGCCGAATACATACTCGACCACGCCGAGCTTTTCCGGGGAGACGAATACCAGCAGATGCTGGCCAAGAAGAAGGCGCTATTTGAGAATCCGCATGATCCCGCCGAAGTCGATCGCATCAAAGAATGGTCCAAGACGTCCGAGTACCGCGAGAAGAACTTCGCCCGCGAGGCGCTAACCGTTAATCCGGCGAAGGCTTGCCAGCCGCTGGGTGCGGTGTTCGCCGCCCTCGGGTTCGAGCGCACACTGCCGTTCGTCCAC containing:
- the nifD gene encoding nitrogenase molybdenum-iron protein alpha chain — its product is MSRAPTQSVAEIKARNKQLIDEVLTVYPEKTAKRRAKHLSVHEAGKSDCGVKSNIKSIPGVMTIRGCAYAGSKGVVWGPIKDMIHISHGPVGCGQYSWGSRRNYYVGTTGIDTFVTLQFTSDFQEKDIVFGGDKKVTKLIDELQELFPLNRGITIQSECPIGLIGDDIEAVSREKSKEYGGKTIVPVRCEGFRGVSQSLGHHIANDAVRDWIFDKSAPETSPKFEPTPYDVAIIGDYNIGGDAWSSRILLEEMGLRVIAQWSGDGSLAELEATPKAKLNILHCYRSMNYISRHMEEKFGIPWCEYNFFGPSKIAESLRKIASFFDDKIKQGAERVIAKYQPLVDAVIAKYRPRLEGKTVMLFVGGLRPRHVIGAYEDLGMDVVGTGYEFGHNDDYQRTAQHYVKDGTLIYDDVTGYEFERFVEKIRPDLVGSGIKEKYVFQKMGVPFRQMHSWDYSGPYHGYDGFAIFARDMDMAINSPIWGKTTAPWKDAPQPSLMAAE
- a CDS encoding cytochrome-c peroxidase yields the protein MNMSISELRLVAEASILAIGLLMSSGANADDDLMRNAKQIFHPIPSVIPAVKDNPVTHGKVELGKMLFFDPRLSASGIISCNTCHNLGTGGVDAGPTSIGHGWKVGLRRAPTVYNAVFNAAQFWDGRAADLKAQATGPVQASAEMNATPDHVLGLLNSMPGYVVLFNNAFPNEARPVTFENFAKAIEAFEATLITPGAPFDQYLEGNTRALDDQQKSGLALFMAKGCSSCHNGINLGGQAYFPFGVMKKPDASVLPDADKGRFAVTRAAGDEYVFRAAPLRNVALRAPYFHSGQVWSLKQAVALMSDIQLGAKLSDREENDIVAFLNSLTGRLPKIEYPILPTRTNTTPKPSIDR